From the genome of Labedella gwakjiensis:
CGAGGACCGTCACGGGAGAACGCGGAACGGGCCGGGTGCGTCAGCACCCGACCCGTTCCGCGTTGCGCCCTACTCGGCGTCGAGGTCCGTCTCGAGGACCGCGGCGAGCTTCTCGAGCGCCTCCTCGGCGCCCTCGCCCTCGGCGCGCAGCGTCACGGTGTCGCCGTGCGACGCACCGAGTCCGAGGAGGGACAGGATGCTCGACGCCGGCATCGGCTGGCCGTCGCCCTTCGCGATGGTGACGGGCACGGACTGCTCCTTCACCGCGGCGATGAAGATGGAGGCGGGGCGGGCGTGAAGCCCGACGCGGCTCGCGATGACGGCGTTGCGTTCGGCCATGATGTGTCCTTTCAGGGAACGGGGACGGGGTAGAGGTCAGGCGGCGACGGGCGCGCGGACGTCGTCCGCTACGACCGCCCTGTCCGTCTCGATCGGGCGACGACGCACCCAGCGCTTGAGGGCGATGACCGCGAGCGCCGAGATCACCGTACCGACCGCGATCGAGAGGATGAAGAGCCACACGTTGCCGATCGCGAAGAAGACGAAGATTCCTCCGTGCGGGGCCTGCGATGTGACGCCGAAGCCCATGAGCATCGCGCCGGTGACGGCGCTTCCGAGGATCGACGCGGGGATGACGCGGAACAGGTCGGCTGCGGCGAAGGGGATGGCCCCCTCCGAGATGAACGCGGCGCCGAGGAGCCACGCGGCCTTGCCGTTCTCGCGCTCGGCGGCGCTGAAGAGCTTGCGGTCGAGCGTCGTCGCGAGCGCCATGGCGAGCGGCGGCACCATGCCCGCGCCCATGACTGCGGCCATGATGACCCACGGGGCCTGGTTGTCGATCGACCCGGCGCCGAGACCGGCGACGGCGAACGCGTAGGCCACCTTGTTCACGGGGCCACCGAGGTCGAACGCCATCATGGTG
Proteins encoded in this window:
- a CDS encoding HPr family phosphocarrier protein, with translation MAERNAVIASRVGLHARPASIFIAAVKEQSVPVTIAKGDGQPMPASSILSLLGLGASHGDTVTLRAEGEGAEEALEKLAAVLETDLDAE